agttgctggtttacagttctaaggctgagaaaatgtcccaagtaaaaacaagtctaaagaaatgtccaatcaaaggcatccagggaaagataccttggttcaagaagaccgatgaagttagggtctctctctcaagtgagaaggcacatggcaaacacagtcagggcttctctctcagctggaagggcacatggcaaacacggcgtcatctgctagctttctctcctggcttccggtttcatgaagctccccaggaggcgttttccttcttcatctccaaaggttgctggctcatggactctctgcatctcatggctacatcgttctgctttctctgaatctctgaatctctttctccaaaatgtttactcttttataggacttcagaaactaatcaagacccacccaaatgggtggagacatgccccttaatccagtttaacaaccattcttgactaaatcacatcaaccagggagatgatctcattacagtttcaaacatacagtattgaatagagattattctacctttatgaaatgggatttatattaaaacatggcttttcttagggggcatgcttcctttcaaaccagcacatctcccTATCTCTCCTCACCTCCCAGTGACCTTGGGACCTCAGATAATGAACACCCTCAGACAGGGGAGACAGTGTCCACCTTCTCTTGAAGGTCATTGTCTTTGGCCAAACCAAACACATCGTCAGAGGAGAAGATTACCTCGCTGGATTTAGTGGGTGTCCTAGGCTGAGGCTGGAGAGGAAGAGCTGCCTTTGCCCACAGTAATGGTATATCagtggtcctgggattttctccTGACCACAAAAACCCACTTCTGGCACGTTTTCCACAGCCTAAATTCTCCACTCTGGCCAACCCAGATGACTTCTGtcatcttcatttccaaaactttctTTGCTCTCTTTCACTGTTTACATGTATTCCTCCTTTCTTTCATACTGTTTTATCCTCTTCCAGGAACCCTGTCTTGGTTATCTGTACTTCATCTATGCCTCACCTGGAAGGAAACCTCAGCTCTCATGTACTCAGTTAGCACTGCAGGTAGCTTATACTTTAATGAAGTTAATACATTCTAGCACAGGAATTTCTGAAAAGCCAATTTTGCTTCCCACTGACTTCCATGGTAAAACAGGAGCAGtccccaagaaagaaaagcttcTGAAGCCTGAGCTGGGAGCTTTCACTGGGGAAGGTAGTTGAGCATGGACTCTGATTAGGCATTTGGCATGAAGAGTGCCAAGGCACTGACACCAGGACTGCTTATATAGAATGTTTCAGCTCTCCAGAGTCATCCCTTGATGTGGCCACCTGATTCCCCCTAGCCCTTAGGGATTTTGTCTCAGAGCCTGGAGAGCCCCTGACTTCCCACTTCCTGGAATTTAACTTCCACTTTCCCCTTCTGGTTGAAAATTTCTGGTATCCTACAGAACAAGGGTGGACTACACTGAAACACATTGCCACTAAGTACATCCAGTATATTGTGTCCTCTGCTTTGACATTTCCTAGGTTTAAAGTTCCTGGTTTTATATAATTGTTACCCTAGTCAGCCTATTAGTTACATAATGGATTCATGTAACATGAGGACCACATGTACATTAATTTCCTCTAGTTTCTTTATCTTTGTATCTTATATCCATTAGTCAGTGGGATATTATGTCTCCTTGAACgcactgattttctcaaaggcaGAGTCTGTATCTTCTCTGTCACTTGAATCTCCCTTCATTTTCTAAAACTAAGGTTGtagtttatactttttttttttttttttacatgggcaggcaccaggaatcgaacccagttcctctggcatggcaggtgagcattcttgcctgctgagccactgtggcccaaggTTGTAGTTTATATGTTTAAGGTTGAAAGGTGTTAAACATGTCCTCTACCTTTTATAAGTCTTAAGACTCTACTATCTCTCAAGCAGTTCTTCCCTGTCTTTCTCTGGAGTGCGTTATCTAATAACCAGACAGGACTCTGACCTTTGGTCTGTTCCTAACTTTCTAGCTCCTTTCATCAGAGAAGTGAGGGGGTAGGAGGGTGCCCTGTGATGTGACAGCCCCACTTACTGTCTTCTCCACACTTGCTTCTAATTCAGATGGGAAGATATGAGAAGCATAGTGGAAGTGGGTCAGAGGAGCTCTGAGGGGCCAGGAAGGACGACCAGAAATAAAGTGGAATGAGTCTGCTGGAAAGTGATGAAAAGAGAGGCAGCTTGCTGAGGATGAAAGGCCAAAGGTAGTAACTCCTTAATGGGCCCAGGAGCCTTAGAAACGGAGCATTCTCTCTCAGCCGTTAGGAACCTCCTCAACGTTAGCGACAACCAGAAGCCCACTAAAGGGCTCTGCATCCTTCCGCGTGGTCACTTTGTCCAGATCATTTTGATCTCTGCATGGGTGAGCCAGAGAAAAGGAATGATCTCTGCCCAGGGCCAAGTCACCAGGGTCTAAGCAGAGGCAGAGAGCTGAGGCTAGACAATCCTATAGGTTAGGAGTAGAGTGGAGGAAGGAGTGGAACCTTCTCTGGGGAGAAGTCACTGAGGTAAGAAACCTCACTGAGGTAAGAAGTCACTGAGGTAAGATTTCTGGAGGAAGGAACCTAAGTTGAGAATGACTGGTCAAGAAGAGAGAAGGAGGTAGTATTGTAGTGTAGGAAGGAAGACTCAGATGGAGGTTGGCAGAGCCTGGCTAGGGGACTGAAGTCTAAGCTGTGGGGAGGTGAATGTCCCAGGAAATGAAGCCTGAGATGGGGCTACAGAGCCTAGCCAGACAGGGTAAGGGCCAAGTCCCAATCTCCTTCTAATATTCCTCCACCCTGTTCAAATCCCCAGGTCTTCAAGTACAATGGAGGACAAACGCAACATCCAGATCATCGAGTGGGAACACCTGGACAAGAAGAAGTTCTATGTGTTAGGTGTGGCAATGACTATGATGATCCGTGTCAGTGTCTACCCATTCACTCTTATCCGCACCCGGTTGCAAGTTCAAAAGGGCAAGAGTCTGTACCATGGGACCTTTGACGCCTTCATCAAGATCCTGCGGGCAGATGGTGTGACTGGCCTCTACCGGGGGTTCCTAGTCAACACCTTCACCCTCATCTCTGGCCAGTGCTATGTCACCACTTATGAGCTCACCCGGAAATTTGTGTCTGATTATAGCCAGAGCAACACAGTCAAATCACTGGTGGCCGGTGGCTCAGCCTCCCTGGTGGCCCAGAGCATCACGGTGCCCATTGATGTAGTCTCCCAGCACCTGATGATGCAGCGCAAGGGTGATAAAATGGGCCGCTTTCAAGTACGGGGGAACCTAGAGGGACGTGGGGTGATTGCCTTTGGCCAAACCAAAGACATCATCAGGCAGATTCTGCAGGCTGATGGGCTTCGAGGCTTCTACCGGGGCTACGTAGCTTCACTGCTTACCTACATCCCAAACAGTGCTGTTTGGTGGCCCTTCTATCACTTCTATGCAGGTAAGCAGGGGCCAGAAGAGTGGGTGGGTGTGGGCTTACTAACGGGACTGTGATGATGTTAAATTATGCATGTTAGAGAGGAGGAAAAATTTAATAGAGGAAGGGGGGAATGGGCCGtccattcagcaaacatttgagCCCTTATTAAATGCCAAGAGGATTCAAAGATGAACAAGACATGGTTCTTGTCTGCAGGGAGCTTATAATACAGTGGGGGAGGAATCAGACAAGTAAATTAAGTGACTATAGAGTAGTAAATAAAGTATGTTCTAGGCACATTGGAATCAATTGGGGTTAGTAGAGTATTAGCAGATAATTGGAAGATGGAGAAGGACAAAACTCATGGCTTGTGGGGATTTTAATATGAAATTGGTGAATGATAGTGAGCTTTTTGAATTGGATACCTTTCCTCAGCATCATTGAATTCAAAGTGGGATATAACCTGAACATCTCCACTTCTTATAATGTAGTTTTGTTTATaagatattttacttttcaaGCGTTTCCTAGGGATTACTGGGTCAAAAGGTAAGAACATTTTTGAGGGCCTCATTACATAAACTGCCAATTTCCTTAAGAAAGAGCAGAACACATCAGTGAGAGCAAGACCTGAGTATATCTGGTACACTCAGCTCCCAGACTCCAGTTAAGGTAGTCTCTGCCTGCGTCCCACCTCCCCTCTTGCTGGCAGTGCACCATCATCCCATGTGGAACTTTTCTGAGCAAACTTTTAATGACTTCCTAACCTTATAGTCACTTTGTTTCAGTGGCATTGTACTTTTCTGGTTCCCCTGTTTCTCTCAGTTATAactttctccacctcctcctcctcctccttcctcttccactgtttctttcttcttctctttaacACAGTCTTTCTTCTAGATTATTTGGTAAAAATCCAGATTCTTGAACTCTACTCCTAATCCCTTATATCAGAATGGGTCctgacaatctttttttttttctcacaatcacagtcacatccTGTCAATCTTAACGTTAAAAAATGTGAGCATTTTCTCTGGAGTCTGTCTTCGGCCTTCTCTCCTAAGTTTACTTCATTTGCATTTGTAACTATACTCTTTTGGTATGTATAAAATCTCTATTTATATTCTCAGATTAGCCTATCCAGAGCTCTGGACAGAGTCTCATCTCTCGACCTAGGTGTGTCTGTTTCCATTTGAAATTTTGTTCAGTTAACTATCCACCCCTACCTGGTTCTCCCTGCTGACTTACTTTCATCTGTCAGTAGTCTCGTTATTTTTCTGTATCACTAAAACGTGAAGTCTTGGGAGTTGTGCTTGACTATTGCCTCTTCCTTGTCCCCACATGTAGTATAGAATGCCCCTCCCAATTTCCTCTCCATTTCTACTGCCTGGAAACTGGGCTTCCGTTATCTCCTCCTAGACTGCTGCATCAGACTTCTGGCTGTTCTTTCTCAGTCTAAGCTCTCTTCCTTGTTATCCATTGTACATATCCCTAGTgaattagtttttttgttttgttttgttttgtttgcgtgggcaggcatctggaatcgaacccgggtctccggcatggtaggtgagaactctgcctgctgagccactgtggcccgccctgaattaatttttaattttttaaactctaGTTGTGGTATTCATTGGTTCCCCTTCTTTGCTGAGTAAAATCCAAGCTATTCAGCCTGGCTTCAGCCTCCCTGTCTAGAGAAATCTCTTGTCATTCCCTTGTGTATAGTTTATGCTGCTGGCAGGCCAGATTGCTGACAGTTACTCAACCATGCCTTATCTTTCCCACCTTTATGCTTTGTTCATGATCTCCCTCTGCCAAGAATGCTTTCCAGGTCCATGTATACCTGCTGAAATCATGACTTACCTTAAGTTGTCCTTACAATATCCTTTCCCATCCTCTCCATGTAATTCTTATCTCAGAAGTGATCTTTCCCTCCTTTCAACCCCTATGACATTTTGTTTGAATCTTTCTTAATGcagttttataacatttttgccTTGATGTTATTTATGTGTGCCTTATCTATTTTACTACATGGAAAGTTTCTTGAAAGGGGAGGAAGCTAAAATTATTGAATTCCCACTGTGTCTCAGGCTCTGTGCTGAGACTTTGCATATCTCCCATTATTTCATTTCACAATGACCTTATGATGTACGTGTTTTCATAGGATACTTTCAGTGATGCCCCAGTCTAGTTTGAGTtcctttttatgtgttttttgaaACCACACTAACATCTTTCCAAACACTTAGCTGAATTTGTAAGGGATACATTGATTAGTATGATTTTGAGTTAATATCTCTTCCTTCAACTAGACTGCAACTTCTATGAGAATAAGGAccatgtctgttttgtttactgttgtACCTCCCAACACCTGGCTCAGGCTCTGGTGAGTCATAGATTCTCAGTAAATAGTTGTTGTATCTGCCAGTACTACTTTATggacatttagaataaaatccagtTTCCTTCCCACAGTCTACACAGCTCTACACAATCTGCCCCTGTCTGTTTCTCCAGCCCCTCCTATGCCACTGTCCTTGCTCACTTGTTCAGTGCCCTTTTCACATTCCCAAAACACCCCAAGCTCTATTCTCACCTGAAGGCCCCTGCAGACAACGTTTTCTCTTTCAGGAGCACTCTTTCCCCCTTTGTGTGGCTGGCTTTTCTCACACTTCAGGCCTTAGTTTACATGTCACACTTGAAAAAGGCCTTCCTTAACTGCCCTGTAGAAAAAAAGGGCTCttcctgttttctatttcagcaccttctttctttcatggcactttttgttgtggttgttgttccccctattatttatttttattccatatgttctactcatctgtcaacaaggtagataaaaggagcatcagacacaaggttttcacagtcacacagtcacattgtgaaacctatatcattattcagtcatcatcaagaaacatggctactggaacacagctctacattttcaggcagttccctccagcctctccattacatcttggttaacaagatgatatgtacttaatgcgtaagaataacctccaggataacctctcgactctgtttggaatctctcagccattgaccctttgtctcatttcattcttcccccttttggttgagaaggttttctcaatcccttaatgctgggtctcagctcattctagagtttttctcaatcccttgatgctgaatctcagctcattctgggatttctgtcccacgttgccaggaagatccacacccctgggagtcatgtcccacgtagacaggtggagggtggtgagtttgcttgctgtgttggctggagagagaggccacatctgagcaacaagagaggttctcttggggggtgactcttaggcctaattttaagtaggcttgacctatcccctgtggggtcaTGGCATTTTTCTTAACTTGCAATTACTTTATTCCTACTCCCAGGTCCCTAGTTAGAATGTTTTCCCATGAAGGCATTTCCCTGTCCATTTCTCTGTTTTATATTCAATGTCTAACACAGGTCCTGGCATCTAGTAAGCATTCGTTTATATTACTTGTCCACAGTTGTTTAGTCAGGAAGCGCGTAAACTAAGTCTGTTGTGGTTTAGGTTTATATTCTGCTTCACAGGTAACaggtgccaaataaacatttgttgaatgaataatgggaaagaaggaaagacctaGGGCTCTTTATCCCATTGTTTTGCCATTGCTTCTTCATCTTCCCCCTAAGCCCCAAGAAAATTGCATGATTAGAATTGAAAACTGCATCCTGCTCTAGCTTGCAGGCATAGGGGCCAGTACAGACAGGCCCAAGAAGACTGGCAATGCCAGGACAGAGCTTCCAGCTCAGTTTGCTTCTGTTAGTGTGCTCACCCTGGGGAAGGAAATGATAAGAAACTAGGGGCCAGGTGGTTCTGCTAGGGCTTAAGAAATTCTTCTAGCCAGCTAGGTTCTAGAAGCACTTACTTCTACCCTGACAACCCCTTACCTCCCTGCTTCTGCCCCAGTGTTTAGTTGCCTGCCCATAAACCACTAAAACTAGGAGCATGAGGAAAAAGGACATAGTGACCAAACTGTAGAAGAAAAAATTGAGAGAGAATCTTTGGGATGATAAACCTAATTCAATTCCCATCccactcagagtaaaagccaaagtgcTTGCAATGGCCTAAGTGACTTATCTCTCAGACCTGACTTACTATCCTTTCCTTCACTTATTCTACTCCAGGCCTACTGGACTAACTGTCCCTTGAACACATCGGGCATATTCctgcttcagggcctttgcatagTTTGGAAAGCTCTTCCCATAGATCCATGTGACTTGTACTCTTCTCCTGGTCCTTGCTCAAGTTCCAGCTTCTTGGAGGGGCCTCATGGCAATCACTCAATAGatctttgttgaataaatgagtgcaCTCTTGTCTTTCACCTCCAGAGAGAGTGAAACAGAGAATTAAATTGCAGGTGGACTTCCCAGTGATAATAGGAATGAGTAACTCTTAGTACCATTCCATCTTCCTCAGCAgtttaaataatgaatttttctttctttgatctaGACTGTATaatatgattttccttttttttttttaattgtttttactttttaaaacatccaCAAATTCAGAATTCAAAAGGCAGGAAAGGATATGCAATGAAAAGGCTCCTCACCCACACCAGTCATCCAGTTCCCTTCCTTTGAGATAGTCAGTGTTCCCAGTTGTTAATGTATCCTACCTACCAGAATTATTCAGTACACAAAGAAGCAAGTATGTAGTGTATGCTTTTTCTAGCCTGAGTTGGGAGGAGTAGAGTAAGAGGCAAAAGGATTTTGTATTAGGAAGGATTTTCTGTCCATCAGAGACAAGCCAGCAAGTAGAGGGGCTTTAAAATCCCTTTATCCATTTGACCTCTTCAAATGGGTGACATGAGATGACTTCTGGAAGGGGCCTAAGActtattatacaattttttttttttttaacatgggcaggcaccaggaatcgaacccaggtcctcgggcatggcaggcaagcacgcttacctgctgagccactgtggcccttaTTATACAATTTTTGTTGGCTGTGTAtggaagcagagaaaagaaaaaatgggaattATAAGGTCTAAGATGGCTCAGAATGGGAGGTGTGTCACTGTTGGGCAGGCCAACTGGTAGAAGCAGCAAGCATAGAGAAGGTACATCATGTCTTGAGACATCTATCTTTCCCCTGATTCCAGAGCAGCTTTCGTACATCTGTCCTAAGGAGTGCCCTCACATTGTCTTTCAAGCTGTTTCGGGGCCCTTGGCTGCAGCCACTGCCTCCATCCTCACCAATCCCATGGATGTCATCCGAACCCGTGTGCAGGTAAGACCagcctccttctctttttcccagATAAGCCATTGGAAGCACGAGTTTTAGACCCTCCAGCATTCCCCTGACCACCTTGTCTCCTGGCCTTCTCTTGTCATCCAAGCTCCTTCCTTGTGGTTACTGCTAGAGAAACCaactgtgtacttttttttttattaattttttaattttttttttaaataccaataagcaccaaacaaatgcaaatattcttaacttttgatcgttccattctacatatataatcagtaattcacagtatcatcacatagttgcatattcatcatcatgatcatttcttggaacatttgcatctattcagaaaaagaaataaaaagaaaacataaaaaaattcgtacatacgataccccttacccctccccttcattgatcactagcatttcaatctaaatttattttaacatttgttccccctatcatttatttttattccatatgttctactcgtctgttgatatggtagataaaaggagcatcagacacaaggttttcacaatcacagagtcacattgtgaaagctatatcattgttcaatcatcatcaagaaacatggctactggaacacagctctacattttcaggcagttccctccagcctctccactacatcttgactaacaaggtgatatctatttaatgcataagaataacctccaggactctgtttggaatctctcagcattgacactttattttttctcttttcactcttccccctttttggttgagaagattttctcaatcccttgatgctgagtctcagctcattctagggtttttctcaatcccttgatgctgagtctcagctcattctaggatttctgtcccacgttgccaggaaggtctgcacccctgggagtcatgtcccacgtagacagggggagggtggtgagtttgcttgctgtgttggctggagagagaggccacatctgagcaacaaaagagattctcttgggggtgactcttaggcctaattttaagtaggcttgactagcctttgtggggttaagtttcatatgaacaaacctcaagactgggggctcagccgatagctttggttgtccacactgcttgtgagaataagaatgagggatTTTAATGTCTAATTTGGGTAGTTGAAGAGGAAAAGTGGAGGATCAAAAAGGGTGTGTACAGGAAAGTGTGTCATCTAACTTAATAGATCAGCAATAAAATCAGCTTCCTTGGTATCAAGATATTGTGAAGGAGGTGATAGGTATATTTTTATCCCTAGGAAGGCATGCTTCCccatttgtaagttaataaattggCATCTGATTGGTTCACAAATAATAATAAGGTACACAGGTTCAGTTCCCATTCTCTCATGAGCCTTGTCCTGGGTATTCTATGAGGAGATCCAAGAGAAAGGATATGTCCCTGCTTCAAGGAGATCCGAGGCTGGGGGAGACACTGTACATGTAAGGACCAGAGGCAGAGCTGGAAAAAGCTCTTGATATGGCTGTGAGTAAGTGGGAAGGTTAAGGGAGCAGAGACAGTCAGATGAGAGCGTATTGGAAAAGAGGAAGGGAGTATGGAAGAGGATGCTGACGGAGCAGGGAGGAAGGGGAAAATGTTCTTAGCCATGGATGGGATCACCTTATAAAGATCATCCAGTCTAGGCGTGGTGTGATTGCAGAGTGCATCTGTCCTGAATCAGCTGACGCCTGAACTAGGGTGGTTCTTAAGGTATAGTTTGGTGGCAGGGGTAGGTTTAGGGAGGGACTGTTGAGAAAGCTGAGAAAAGAGATTCCTGCTTTGGCCAAGCATCTAACATGAAAGGGAAAACAGGCCACATAGTGCATGGGAGATGACAGGGACAGAGGAGATGGATTCTGGCCCTGGGGATTCAGAAGGAAGGGTGTTCAGAATCAAAATCACAGACTGGCAGAGCTGCAGAGGACCTTAGGACTGATTTAGTCCAGTCTCCCTGAGATCGCGGCGAAGCACCCAGTCTAAAAACTCATCGTAATGTAgcttatatgatgatattaataGTAACTATATATTGAACACTTACCATCTGACAGGCACAGTTCTCAGcacttatatgtatttttttgtttgctgctCAGAACAACCTCATGGCCTAGATAATATTATCATTACCATTTTATACCAGATGGTCTGGCA
This is a stretch of genomic DNA from Tamandua tetradactyla isolate mTamTet1 chromosome 4, mTamTet1.pri, whole genome shotgun sequence. It encodes these proteins:
- the SLC25A44 gene encoding solute carrier family 25 member 44 isoform X3 produces the protein MEDKRNIQIIEWEHLDKKKFYVLGVAMTMMIRVSVYPFTLIRTRLQVQKGKSLYHGTFDAFIKILRADGVTGLYRGFLVNTFTLISGQCYVTTYELTRKFVSDYSQSNTVKSLVAGGSASLVAQSITVPIDVVSQHLMMQRKGDKMGRFQVRGNLEGRGVIAFGQTKDIIRQILQADGLRGFYRGYVASLLTYIPNSAVWWPFYHFYAEQLSYICPKECPHIVFQAVSGPLAAATASILTNPMDVIRTRVQVEGKNSIILTFRQLMTEEGPWGLMKGLSARIISATPSTIVIVVGYESLKKLSLRPELVDSRHW
- the SLC25A44 gene encoding solute carrier family 25 member 44 isoform X2 produces the protein MSLLESDEKRGSLLRMKGQRSSSTMEDKRNIQIIEWEHLDKKKFYVLGVAMTMMIRVSVYPFTLIRTRLQVQKGKSLYHGTFDAFIKILRADGVTGLYRGFLVNTFTLISGQCYVTTYELTRKFVSDYSQSNTVKSLVAGGSASLVAQSITVPIDVVSQHLMMQRKGDKMGRFQVRGNLEGRGVIAFGQTKDIIRQILQADGLRGFYRGYVASLLTYIPNSAVWWPFYHFYAEQLSYICPKECPHIVFQAVSGPLAAATASILTNPMDVIRTRVQVEGKNSIILTFRQLMTEEGPWGLMKGLSARIISATPSTIVIVVGYESLKKLSLRPELVDSRHW
- the SLC25A44 gene encoding solute carrier family 25 member 44 isoform X1, with the protein product MGISSCPREENVLKEVLEALPGTSSREMSSSTMEDKRNIQIIEWEHLDKKKFYVLGVAMTMMIRVSVYPFTLIRTRLQVQKGKSLYHGTFDAFIKILRADGVTGLYRGFLVNTFTLISGQCYVTTYELTRKFVSDYSQSNTVKSLVAGGSASLVAQSITVPIDVVSQHLMMQRKGDKMGRFQVRGNLEGRGVIAFGQTKDIIRQILQADGLRGFYRGYVASLLTYIPNSAVWWPFYHFYAEQLSYICPKECPHIVFQAVSGPLAAATASILTNPMDVIRTRVQVEGKNSIILTFRQLMTEEGPWGLMKGLSARIISATPSTIVIVVGYESLKKLSLRPELVDSRHW
- the SLC25A44 gene encoding solute carrier family 25 member 44 isoform X4, whose protein sequence is MGISSCPREENVLKEVLEALPGTSSREMSSSTMEDKRNIQIIEWEHLDKKKFYVLGVAMTMMIRVSVYPFTLIRTRLQVQKGKSLYHGTFDAFIKILRADGVTGLYRGFLVNTFTLISGQCYVTTYELTRKFVSDYSQSNTVKSLVAGGSASLVAQSITVPIDVVSQHLMMQRKGDKMGRFQVRGNLEGRGVIAFGQTKDIIRQILQADGLRGFYRGYVASLLTYIPNSAVWWPFYHFYAAFVHLS